A stretch of DNA from Acanthochromis polyacanthus isolate Apoly-LR-REF ecotype Palm Island chromosome 21, KAUST_Apoly_ChrSc, whole genome shotgun sequence:
TCCAGTTAGCAGGCGACAAAACAATTCCAGCGTATTGATGAAACCTCTCCTTCCAGTTCAGCTAAACTGTAAATGAGGCCTAGCAGCAGCAAACAGCCATTAGCTGAGTCATTATATTTAGTGTTATCATTATCAGGGGCTCATTCTGTTTCCCCGCTGATAAAGGAGGAGGATTATAACCCCGCCTCGGTCTAAAGTGGAGAGTGCAGTCAGGTCCAACCCACAACCAGACACCCTGTTTCAAATCTTTGGGAAGAAGGATGGGAATGAAAAAAGGCTTCATGTAGCTAATAATCACATTTATAGACGACAAACGGGAACAGAAGCCTTCGATCGTCAGACATCTGAGCATCGTAATCatgaagaaaaatctgtttgtgctacaaaaaagagagaaggttGACACTGCAAGTATGTAAATGTTCAGTCTCATCCATAAAAGGAGTATTTTTAGTCTTCTGAGGCACCAAACTAACCCATCCTTCTACTGAGAAAGTgctttggtgtgttttgtgAGAAATTCTTTGATTAAGTTCAAAAGAAGACGAAAAGAAAAGTCACCTTCATGATCTCAAAAAACTCAGATAAAAGTAAATGCTACGAGAAAATTCACCACAAACTAGCTAATCCGAGATGTGGCCGCCTGTTAAAGGGATAGTTTGTGTAGCTTACAGCTTCTTGAGCACTTCTAGTAGTAATTCTAATAACTCCTCCCTCGTCTACCACATTTTAACCGACATAAAACgtataaaagaaatgaaaataaaagaagaaacaggAGTGAGTCCAAGAGGCTACAGAGGCAGGAACGATCACCTTAAAAGGTGAGAAGGCCTCTTTCTAcagttcctcctcctccatgtcaTGTCAGTAGTACCTCCATCCTCTGAGGGCTCGTACCGTGAggagccagcagggggcagcagcagcacgaAGAACAACTGAGGTTTTAAAGGCATAAAAGGCAGAGATACAGGGAGTTCATCAGGTGAAGTAGAGTGCTTCGTCTCATCTCGGGTGGTGTCGTGTCAGTCCCCTCCTGGCGTTGGTGGACTGTCTCTGCTGGGCGAGGAAGGACATGGCCTGGTTGGACGGAGCCAGCCGGTCGCCGGACACTTTCTGATGCAGCGCCATCCCCTGAGAAGGAAGGGAGAAGACGGAGGAAagatgaagggaaaaaaagcgGCGAGCCAGGTGCTGGACGTGCAGAACGAGGGCATGTGTCTCCTGCAAGCTGTCGCCGAGCATTTGTCCGAGCACTCACCATGTTGTACCAGGCAGTAATGATGAGCTTCTCCTCCTGGTCGTGTCTGGCTTTGCTCTTCTCATAGTCGTGCTGTTGAAGAGAAGAAGCCACGACGCGTTACTGAGATCGAATAAGAACCACTTTCATCTCCTAAGGTCAAAGGGTTCAAACCTCCAaatgctggatttttttctccttctctgtcAGCTGGTTCTTCAGCGCCTGAATGTCAGGAGTCCCAGTGACCGGCTGCTGCTTAGGATCCAGAGTTTTGAtcacctgcaaacacacaagatgtttctttaaccctcatgtcgtcctgcgcgtcaaaattgacccgttttcaAGTTTGaagatgtggaaaaatatatattttcacagtgaaacttctgatgtccacattttcagcatttttgggaaatttttgaacattttttggtggaaaaaagaaatgttaataaaaatgagaatattagaagttttagtgatatatacatgtaatcattttagatatttttaggattttttggaagatttttactcattttttgaaaatatttacaagaattttcttgtcaagttttggagattttttaaaataaaactgaaggtaaacttttaaggaattattggaattttcttcctgaaggttttgcaaatattcagaaatttggggcttttttttgctgaatttttttcagacaaggaaacaatattttttggtgcctgtaaatgaagacaacaggaaggttaacccctttgatgcacaacatgggtcaaaagtgacccatatgCAATGGGAATGGGAatctcttgacccatgttgtacATCAAACGGCTAAACAAACATGTTATTGACTCAGCACTGAGTAGAGTAGGAACAATATCTTGTTTTTTGAAGGGCATTTTTCTTCCTAATGTCTATCTGCTCACAATTAAACTCAACTTCACTCGACTATGTTATGCTACTGTCCTCCAGCAGAGACAAGAAGTTCACTGGAGGTCTTTTGATCTCAACTCCACCTCAGATTTTTAAGATTTTCAGGCTTTTGAATTCAAAAATCTGATTTGTAGTAGTCTTCAGTCCTAATTAACCCCAAGATACGGGTGTGACCAAAATAATAGTCATGATAGTTTTGATCAATACTGAGTATAATTATTGCTATTGTACTTTCACACTTTAGCATTTCATCACACACTGCACGTGTGATGAAatgctccatagcgccccctgcaagATTTGCAACATCCACTACTGCTGTTCGTTTCACCTGCAGCTATCAAACTTGGCAGGCCTATGCAGCAtgtcaggctgaacaaaaatgtcTGCGGTGCCCAAATTGTAAACCCAGCAGGAAGTTTGCTATTTTGCATTAACTGTGggaaatttgatgatttttgctcattttcaagaGCTATAAACTCAAAGGGTGCAACTCCAAGTCACCTCAGATTTGACCAGGACAAACAACAAACCTtagtgatgaaaagttatcaaaatattCCAGAAAAACTGAAAGCGTGTGGCCAAGGCGGCCTCTGGAGGTCTGATGCTTTGCCGTTAAATACCAATTTGAGCTTTTTTGTGAaacttctttgtttcattttgcctCCTTATGAAGCACATTGGAGCTCTGAAAACTGCTCCATGTCTGCACATACTGTTGTTACAAACTTGGTGATATAATCGTTAAAACCGGTCAGCTACGTCTCCACGTCTTCACTTTTGTGTCCCACCTCAAAGCATGCTACACCTCGATGTGCATGAGtgtgcgaggacccgtccaacgctgtgtgcagctttaatttttgttttgttttcagttcaattctgcagttttgcattttcataTGTAAGCCTTTGCTTATATTTTCCAGTATGCTGCATTATACAGTGACAGACCGcctaaaatgaaatgaacttTTTGCTTTTTGGAGGAGAATAGCTGTTGAAAtcattcattttccttttttctgttgtgtgtCACTCTTTTACTGCAGGAAGGGTTTGCATTGTGGCATGACAGCTCCCCAAAAAGGAGGTCAAGTCACCTTATCACTCCCTGATGGCGGCTAGTTTAGGAGGCACCCGAGTTGATATGTAGTTCAGATTTATATGAGACCAACACTCATGTTAAACATCGATATTACCGTGATCATGTTCACTTAACTGCTGCAACTGAGGAGAACTGCTCCACGGAGTAATAGTGAACAGACTTGATATGTAAAAATGGCGGCAAACTCCTTTAACCCGCTCCGTTTCAGCCACATGCTGAGGAGGGAGCGTTCTATTTGGGGGGACTGACCGTTCTCGCCTTCTCCATGTAGCGTTTGTATCGGTCCTCCATCTGCTTCATGTCCTCATCCTTCTTCCGCAGAATCTCCTGGAGTTCATCTATCTTCTTGGCCACTGAGAGGCAGAAGTAAATTCGTGTTTAAACGGAGAAGAAAGTAGCAGCTAAAAAAGATCCAGAGAGCCCGAGATCGTGTTTGTGTGAGTTTCTCTCACTGTTGCCGTCCACTTTGGGCTCCAGGTCATCAATGACCTCTCTCTTCTTTTGGAGGTCTGAGTGGGCTTCATGGAGCTTCTCTCTGGAATAGTCACACATCAAGAGTGTGTGAATTCACTTTTGTTTTCAACCCACACGAATAAATAATCTGTAAGCAGCAGAGGAGTACTTACAAATGTTCCTCAAGCTTTTTCTTCAACAAGGAGGACTttagagaagaaagaaaagggaaaaatacattaaactaaaaactgaaaacgCTTTCTAAACgagacaaacacacacggtATAAGCTGTGAAAGTCAAGCTGTCAAGGAGTCAAATCATGGGCCAGGTGGACAGAGGGCGGCCGTACTTACGATGGCCTGATTTTGGCAGAGTTGTTCGATGGGGGCAGgcggagagagacagacagacagagaggggcAGGCGTTAACAGTGAATCACCACAGCAAACATGGGTTAAAGTTCCACACAACATGTATGAAGAGTAGGAGGGCAAACACGGCACAACGCAAAGTGTCCTCAACGGTGGTCTTCTCATGCAATTACCGCTAACACTTAAATATGAGTTTCCTAGTAAGGTTTCACAGTTCTATGTAACACAAGAACTAAAACTCACTTAACCATATGTGCTCTACCTCACCTCCTCCATGTGAGAGTGAGGATATATTTAGTCCTTGTGTTTAGAATATTTGTGCTGAGGAGAGTTAAAGTGATTAAAGTGTACGGAGCAGAAGGCAGCAGCTCTCTCCACTCACATCCTCGTTCTTGCTGTCCTGCTCCTGGAGTGCTTTCTGAAGCTCCTCAACCTGAGAACGCAGCTCTGAGACCTGCTGCTCGTTCAACCTTGGAAACAGGGAAGAGAGATTTAGGGGACGAGGAGAAAGGGTGGGAAgagaaagagcaaaaacaggcaaaacaaaaaaaagagagaaaatgaagaaattgaGAAGGTTTATTAGTGGGACGAGTCATAAACCAAAGCGAGGAAAGTGCTAAAAGATGAAACAAAGTTATTAAGCTGCAACTGCTGTGGGTGGAAGATGTTTCTAAAGCAGGCGTGTCAAACAGGCGGCCCACCAGAgcgtccaatccggcccacgggatgactttgtaaagagtaaaaattgcagagaAAACATCAACTGCAAATTATAAATTtggaaaactattaaaaaaaattaagaccatgacaagttgttttgatcatagagtaaaataccagattgatcattgttcttgtcattttgtctcattttttgtcttgtgttttttcctcatatttTTGTCAGTCTGTGTTtcgctgtatttatttattttttctcgtttttgtaatatttcgtcttgtttttgttgttttttgtctgacctttgtcattttgatcataaagtaaaatatcacatcattcagttccagatagctgtgactaaatgttgtgttcctttgtagaaactctgtgatctggaagttgtaatgtgcaaATCATAAACTGAGGcgtaatgttgctgaaattgaatttattttctcaAGAAATTTCTGGTTTTTCATGacgttttgtaaaaagatcattctttaaatgtgaacattttcagaatgaacttttttccactaaaacagGAAACATTTAGAGTTGTGGATATTTATTTATaggtttttatgattttactggtcacttgagatcaagttgggctgaatgtggaacctgaactaaaatgaatttgacacccctgttctaaagAGATTGGGTGGATTCTTGTTCATCAGCATTCATCCATTTGAACGAATGTGCCGCCTGGCCATTCACTGCTCTGCTCTACTGAGCATGCTCACTCCACTCCTCTCCTCCTGCTACTGTTGCTGGGGATGCTTCCCACACCCTGGGCCTGGTGTTgcaatggacacacacacacacacacacacacaaacacacacacagtccaccCACATGTCCACATGCCCACaggcatgtaaacacacacatacacactcagtcAAGGGACAATCTGGCTTTCTGCTGTCGGTCCTCCAGTCCAGCCCACACAGCTCAGTCGAACACACAGTCCAGAGGGTGAGTTGACATTTAGGCAGATATCACTCGTTCTATCAGCCAAACAAGCAGCTTAATGTCCAGGAACACACAATATGGTGGCCTAGAAGGGGAATGATTATTTAACACTGCAGAAAGTAGCTGGACTGTATATCTGGTAAACACATACTCCTACCTGTTTTGAGTTTCCAGGGTATTCTTGCTGCGCTGAGCCTCCTCCAACTCAGCCTGAACCTCCGCTACTTTCTGTCTGTAAGTCTCCTCCTGGACACACAGCATCTTGTTTTCACTTTGCAGACGCACCACAGTCTCCCTGGCGAAGACACGTAATGATGAAAGGTCAGGGAAATAAAGAGGCGAAGGAAGATGGAGGACAGAGTGAACGGGTCAGAGACTGGTCCTGCTGAGATGACCGAGACTTCTATGCGACAACGCCCCTGCCAAATGTGCCATGTGTCGCTATTTGCGGGCCAATTGCGCATTCAACttctaaaaataaacttttgtgGCTGTGTCAGCAACACGAACACAGAACAGGGCTATTGATAGCTCCATTGATGCAAACTTCATGTTATATTTATTTGCTCGGCTCACATTAATGTGCAGCCTGTATGGAGACAGCTACTGATCGACTTTAGACATACTTGAGCTCAGGCATAATCTCTGAAGCAAGACTTCCCACTGCGACGTCGGTGTCAACCAAGCTTCCTgcaaagacagagggagaaacTGAGTGTCAGCTGTACACTTTACAGATTATATTTAACAGCTTGACTAGGTTAGGCTGTTGTTTCAATCCAAAAATCCAATGCTTTGTGGATTAATGGCTTTTTAAAGTTACATTTTAGCCTCCATTATCACaataattgttaaaaaaaaggtaattttagtttttttttttgcttgttttatttatatgtattgGTAGAAATCGCATTCCTATTTGACGGCATGAGGAAAAAAGGCATCCCTTTGATTATTTACCAACTTGCAACTTTGCGTCTAGACTGAGTGTAATTACGAGCTGCTCACCTGCTCCGCTGAGACACTTCTGCTGGACTTGTGCGCACCTGAGCTCATCATTTGTCTCCCGAAGTGTGTCTCTTTCTGAGATCAGGCGCTGCAAAAGAAAGCGCACTGTAACGCTGGCGCATGGCCTTAAAACCAACACAGCCCGAGGTTTGAACACCCTGACTCTCACTACACAGATGTGATTAGTAACACCGATCATCTACGACATTAGAACACCTGCAGGAACTCTGAATGCGTCTTGTTGCTGGGCAGTGAGTCCTTTATGTGCTGTGGGTTGTAAGGGCTTGTTCTGGTACATCGCCCTTGTGCCTGATTGAATTGGGATCTGATAAGTTTGGAGGCCGGTCAAGACTTTGAGCTGTTCCTGAGTAGCTATTGTGGTGTAGCACTGTCCTGCTCGGGGAGGCTGCTGCCATCTGGGAGTGCTTTAGTTTGTAGAAatgtttaggtaggtggtacgtgTCACAGTCCACATAAACGCCAGCATCTCAGCAAAGTATTGCACTACAGCCAGATGATCCATGTTGTGGCCGATCGGTATAAATACACTCTACATGTCGGTACATCATGTATTCCTTAATTACTTCGACAAGTAACCGAGGACATTAATCACTCCTGTCAGATTGCAGGAGGTGCTAGAATTGGCACAGGACGTGGGAGTCCGCAGAAGaatagtaaagaaaaaaaaaaattgcctggCAACGATCTCTCCTGTAGGGAAGTGTGTCGTGTAACGGTCACGGCAAACACTGATCTACAGAACATGTCATCACTGAATTAAAAACTATATTAGTACACACTGAGTAGTATGACGGGGCTTTAATGTGGGCCCAtaacatctaaaataaaacatcaacgTACAGACCCTGTGGAAAGGATGTAGCGaatctttaaccctcctgttgtcttcatttacaggcgcCAAAAACTATCGGTTCTTGTCTGaagaaaatttcccaaatttctgaaaatttgtaaaaccttcaggaagaaaattcaaataatgccttaaaagtttcccataagttttatttcaaaaaaatctcccaaatttggcaagaaaattcttgtaaatatttacaaaaaatgagtaaaaatcttcccaaaaaatccccaaaatatttaaagtgattccatatgtatatatcagtaaaacttctaatattttctttaagaacattcagcgaatttcgctggattttggttgattttttttgtgtgaatgttctaaagaaacatttttaacgtttctttgtttccaccaaaaaatgttcgaaaatttcccaaaaatgttgaaaatgtggacatcagaaatttcactgtgaaaatatttttttccccacattttcaaactttaaaccgagtcaattttgacctgcagggcgacacgagggttaatgtcCTGTCGGTGTTCATCAACTCACttctttctccttcagcagcGCGTCGTACTTGTCATTGAGGTTCTTGTACTCAAACTGCCACTTCTCAGCTTTCATGGCCTCCGCTGAGTGCTTGGTGTGAAGCTCATGAGCCTGAAATTCAGAAAGCAAAGAGTCGGTAAGAGCGATCTGATAAAACTGCTTCCAAACACGTGCAGAAGCCAGACTGTGTTTAACATCACTTGAACAAGCAtcactctccctcctcctcctcctcctcccggcCCACAGCTTGCCTGTCTCTTGTAGGTGTCCAGCTGACTGCGGGCAGCGTTGGCCCTGCGgagctcctcctccagctcgcAGGTGCGCTGCATGTACACCGTGTTGCGCTCCTCTAGGAGGCGCACCTGTCTGCGCAGGTCGCCCAGGTCCTCCAGCTTCCTCTTGTACGTCTCCACCAGCGCTTCGAGCTGGTTCACCCGGTCAGACGAGTGCCTGAGAGGGCGGACAGGAGAGCGTGGGAGGTGTTGAGTACCGGCGCAGGAATACGAGTTTTAGCCGAACACAATACATCCGTGTGGACGTTTGCTTAACTACTTAAAAACAACAGCTCTGACGCAAGCGAGTGTCAATGCATGAAATTCATATTATCAACACAGATGTCAGGGAGAGGAGCTGAATGGACGTCTGTGTGTGGGCAGCGTGGGGGTTGTTTCTGTGAGTGTAAATTGACAATAAAAAGGCTGGtgatattcaacattttttgataTTGTCAATAAAAGCCTTGAAAGACTAAGGAAGAACAATCCATTGTtagttttggccattttgttggtagttttgtttttctcagcaGCTCAACAATCATCGTCGGTCAGTACTTGCGATGTATggatttcacattttcacataTGGGAACATCTTTGTATATAAAACAATGATAAATTATGAATGAACTGCATTGAAAAAAGCTGCAAAGTATGAACACAAACCCTCGGTGTCCATGTGACTAAACGCCCACCAAGCGCGACTTTCTACAGTTTCTCCGAGTACAAACTTGTTACCGTGTAAAAGGGCCTGAACAACTCATTACATAATAATCATTGTACAATTATGTGCGTGTTCGTTTCTGTGACTAATTAAACATGACTAAGCGGGACTTTATAGAGGGTAATTTTTAAATCTGGCCTCACCTGAGGATGTCCATCTCGTCTTTGAGGGCCTGGGCCTCCTGTGCCAGGCTGGTCAGCTCTTCGTTTCGGTGCTGCAGGTCGGACACCTCACGCTCCAGGATTTCCCCACGCACACGCATGTCATCCCTGCTGTTCTCTAGTCTGAGATGTACAGTGGTTTATGTAACCGGGCGGATTGTAAGACACAGAAGGGAGCAAGGAGACATTTTTTGAAAAGCAAAGCACATTACATAAACATCAGCAGGCTGATTATGTATAGGAATAAGAATGTTTACTTGTTTCCCAGAAAACCCTGAGCTGTTTTTCTAATAAGTCCAACATTATGCATGGGTACTGCTTGTACCTGTAGTTCTCCTCCTGAAGCTGCTCCATCtgactctgcagcagcagcagcttcttgcCAGTGATGGCAGTGGTGGAGGCGTCCAGAGAGTCGCTGCGACTCAGCTTCTCCTTCAGGGAACGGGCCTCCGCCTGGAGGGACGACTTCTCCTCCACAACTACTGACAGCTGTTGAATGGGGA
This window harbors:
- the hook2 gene encoding protein Hook homolog 2, encoding MSLDKAELCDSLLTWLQTFHVPSCSSKYDLTSGVAIAHVLHRIDPSWFNETWLGRIKEESGANWRLKVSNLKKILKSMLEYYHDVLGNQVSDEHLPDVNLIGEMGDVTELGKLVQLVLGCAVSCEKKQEQIQQIMTLEESVQHVVMTAIQELLSKEPSSEAGSPETYGDFDYQSRKYYFLSEEADEKEDLSQRCRDLEHQLSVVVEEKSSLQAEARSLKEKLSRSDSLDASTTAITGKKLLLLQSQMEQLQEENYRLENSRDDMRVRGEILEREVSDLQHRNEELTSLAQEAQALKDEMDILRHSSDRVNQLEALVETYKRKLEDLGDLRRQVRLLEERNTVYMQRTCELEEELRRANAARSQLDTYKRQAHELHTKHSAEAMKAEKWQFEYKNLNDKYDALLKEKERLISERDTLRETNDELRCAQVQQKCLSGAGSLVDTDVAVGSLASEIMPELKETVVRLQSENKMLCVQEETYRQKVAEVQAELEEAQRSKNTLETQNRLNEQQVSELRSQVEELQKALQEQDSKNEDSSLLKKKLEEHLEKLHEAHSDLQKKREVIDDLEPKVDGNMAKKIDELQEILRKKDEDMKQMEDRYKRYMEKARTVIKTLDPKQQPVTGTPDIQALKNQLTEKEKKIQHLEHDYEKSKARHDQEEKLIITAWYNMGMALHQKVSGDRLAPSNQAMSFLAQQRQSTNARRGLTRHHPR